A portion of the Candidatus Manganitrophaceae bacterium genome contains these proteins:
- a CDS encoding MFS transporter: MKEPTPTVAPPLITRDFVLLFAAHFLFGLSFWPYVLLPVFLQTLGFDLFKVGVVIGTASLAGIVARPWVGGALDRIGRRRCLMIGGLLFLAANLSYLGIHSSGGEIYFVRLLHGLGMGVLMATFFTLAADLSPATRRTEGIALFGISGHLSGSIGVLWGEQVIRLGGYAALFISGALLALLSLIMGLLIDEPVRGAQGERSQDRFLEIAFRPALRLPLVATVAFSFSMTSYMVFLKPYALTVGIGSMTHFFIAYTLTAVAVRLIGSRWPDRFGLKWVLYPAMVSMAIGILVLFFRPTLAGLAVGGMLAGVGHGFIFPILSSMILGREREENRGGVMTLFTMLYDFGLFIGAPLLGWVAQGGRYGAMFWVAASVLTGSLFAFVIFDSTGGHSR; this comes from the coding sequence ATGAAAGAGCCGACTCCGACCGTGGCCCCACCGCTCATCACCCGCGACTTCGTTCTTCTCTTTGCCGCCCATTTTCTCTTCGGCCTCTCTTTCTGGCCCTATGTCCTCCTGCCGGTTTTTCTTCAGACCCTCGGCTTTGATCTTTTCAAAGTCGGAGTCGTCATCGGGACCGCGTCGCTGGCGGGAATCGTCGCCCGGCCCTGGGTCGGGGGGGCGCTCGATCGGATCGGACGGCGGCGGTGCCTCATGATCGGGGGCCTTCTCTTTCTGGCGGCGAACCTCTCCTACCTCGGCATCCATTCATCGGGAGGGGAAATTTATTTTGTCCGGCTTCTGCATGGGCTCGGCATGGGGGTCTTGATGGCGACTTTTTTTACCCTCGCCGCCGACCTCTCACCGGCGACGCGGCGGACCGAGGGAATTGCCCTTTTCGGGATATCGGGACATCTCTCGGGGTCGATCGGCGTGTTGTGGGGCGAGCAGGTCATCCGGCTCGGCGGCTACGCCGCGCTGTTCATCAGCGGCGCCCTCCTGGCCCTTCTGTCGTTGATCATGGGGCTCTTGATCGATGAGCCGGTCCGAGGGGCGCAAGGGGAGCGATCCCAAGATCGATTTCTCGAGATTGCCTTCCGGCCCGCTCTGCGTCTTCCGCTTGTCGCGACGGTCGCTTTCTCCTTCAGCATGACGTCGTATATGGTTTTTCTCAAACCCTATGCGTTGACGGTCGGGATCGGCTCGATGACCCACTTCTTTATCGCGTACACATTAACCGCAGTCGCCGTCCGGCTGATCGGGAGCCGATGGCCCGACCGATTCGGACTCAAATGGGTCCTCTATCCCGCGATGGTGTCGATGGCGATCGGGATTCTCGTCCTCTTCTTCCGGCCGACGCTGGCCGGGTTGGCGGTCGGCGGGATGTTGGCCGGCGTGGGGCATGGATTTATTTTTCCGATCCTCTCGTCGATGATCCTGGGCCGAGAGCGGGAGGAGAATCGCGGCGGGGTGATGACCCTCTTCACGATGCTTTACGATTTCGGTCTCTTCATCGGCGCGCCCCTGTTAGGGTGGGTCGCGCAGGGAGGACGGTATGGGGCGATGTTTTGGGTCGCCGCGTCGGTGCTGACCGGCAGCCTCTTCGCCTTTGTTATTTTTGATTCGACGGGGGGTCATTCTCGCTGA
- a CDS encoding alpha/beta hydrolase, whose protein sequence is MKSFIFFPEKEIMQTPADAGLPFEELYLDTADGVKINGWFVPYPGAQTTLLWLHGNGGNISYVVGRIRRFAPGLKCNILVIDYRGYGRSGGEISEEGTYRDAQAAYDYLRARPDVDPSRIVLLGVSLGAGVATELALQRPVQGLILEAPFASIREMARIVAPYIPIGPLLTTRYDNLAKIGQVAVPLLIVHGDQDEVVPFEQGRMLFAAAREPKQFYTIPGAGHNNTDAVGGAAYFEQIAQFIATLPPASSAKGLVSENDPPSNQK, encoded by the coding sequence ATGAAATCATTTATTTTCTTTCCTGAAAAAGAGATCATGCAGACGCCGGCCGACGCCGGCCTCCCCTTCGAAGAGCTCTACCTCGACACCGCCGACGGGGTGAAAATTAACGGCTGGTTCGTTCCCTACCCCGGGGCGCAGACCACGCTTCTTTGGCTGCATGGAAACGGCGGGAACATCAGTTACGTCGTCGGCCGGATCCGCCGCTTCGCCCCCGGGTTGAAGTGCAATATTCTGGTGATCGATTATCGGGGTTACGGCCGAAGCGGGGGCGAGATCTCCGAGGAAGGGACCTATCGCGATGCGCAAGCCGCCTATGACTATCTTCGAGCACGGCCGGATGTCGATCCGAGCCGGATTGTGCTGCTCGGGGTCTCGCTGGGGGCCGGGGTCGCGACGGAGCTGGCGCTGCAGCGGCCGGTGCAGGGGCTGATTTTAGAAGCACCGTTTGCATCGATCCGGGAGATGGCGCGGATCGTCGCACCCTATATTCCGATCGGGCCGCTCCTGACAACCCGTTATGACAATCTTGCCAAGATCGGCCAGGTAGCGGTTCCCCTTTTGATCGTTCACGGAGATCAGGATGAAGTGGTCCCTTTTGAGCAGGGCCGGATGCTCTTTGCGGCGGCCCGGGAGCCGAAACAGTTTTATACGATTCCCGGCGCCGGCCACAACAACACCGATGCCGTCGGCGGCGCCGCTTATTTCGAACAGATCGCCCAATTCATCGCGACGCTCCCCCCGGCCTCCTCAGCAAAAGGCCTGGTCAGCGAGAATGACCCCCCGTCGAATCAAAAATAA